The nucleotide sequence tgccttccctctagtcttacactgcaaaattagaaacggctagcacagatagccctcgagtagctttgtgcgaaattccaaaacaacaacaacaacaattgatCTAACGCATGTATGAAGCACtgaatatatgttattcattaaGCCAAGTTTTCTAACAGCTGTGGTAAAAACTAGTAAGGCTAATACGgctgaaaattataaatatgagtTCCAGTTCCCTGATGTATATGAAATATAGATTGCTTATTGTGTACCATTCCATTGTAAACAAACAATTAGAAATGACAAAGCTATAAATACAATTTGTAAAATTCAGCACCCTCTAATCCAACAATAATCAATAATATACAACTGAGTCAAGCCGAATATAAACGCTTAATTATTTAGATTAGATAAATAACGTTTACcgaattaaactaaaaaaactaaaatatgttaaCCAAAGTGttcatttgtaattatatttttactatttagtaTTCGATTATTTTACTATTCATATCAAAAAATTTATGTTCgtcagaaatgtttaataaatcaaattcgtttaaatcagaaaaaaagatataaataagAAATCCGATAGAACATTTCAAAAGTTGATTgttgtaataatatcaaaagtttCCAAAATAGTCTTCATTGATTATACACTTAAACATTagctaattgaaaaaaaaaaaaattaaaatcaggtGTGGCTCGTATATTCTAGGTTCAGAaagggttttttttattttcgttagGAAgctctttaaatatatttctcgTTTTTCCCTCCACATCCTTTTCAGATGCTTTTCTCCCATGAAGGCTGAATTTTAAATTCTAACACAAAATTAATATCCTATATGTTGATTATTCTCATAATATGGTGTTGTATTAAGCTTTcctttacactgttttatttttgacTTCTAAAAGATCCTGTACCAGTGGCATAGCGATAAGTTTggagacttacaacactaaaatccaggtttcgatacccatggtgggtagagcatatagcccattgtatagctctgAACTTAAtcacaaataaactaaaaaacaaaaggcattaattttgttttgagcGTAATAGTTTTAGCTGAAACTAAGAAACAATGagcaaataattattaaataacgttcATAAGAAATAATCGATGTTCTGAATGAGTGCAGACTCTTATCAATTAACTTATCTGCAAAGAGGAAGAAGTTAAATATACTCCTTCCTATAGTGACTTTAGAGGCAAAGaagttttatgtttgttagtttctctgtttgttttttgaaggaGCCCTTTACCttgtaataatgtgttttaaaatagtaaCGTTATATGATTAAATGTATAATGTCTTAGATAAATTGATACACAAtacttaagatatatatatatatatatatatacaatattttttgttacttcACGGATTTCTTATCGTATCAGTCGAACATCTGTTGTCCTCATCAAACTTTCTCAGTGAACTATCTACGTATGCAGAAATTTGTCAGTATATTAACTGGGTTTGTGCAGCCACGTTCTAAGATACCCCTATACTTCAGATTGAGGTAAGTTACTTTTAAACTTTGTGAACGTACAAAGGGCAGACATACTCCACACTCAGAAACACACAAATAAACCCGCTCCCCTTTCAAACACACGCACGCAGGGCTAATTCTGGTAGAATAAAACATGGCGTTTATCAACTATCCCctttcttatttgttttaaagtgttatataatttgtttgttgttatacaCAATACTACACTGTGCCCACAGCAACTATTAAACCCTGATTTTAAACGTTGCAGTCTTAGAAGCTAACCActaacacagtttttttttttatcatcaaaCACACCCATTTTATCTTTGTAGTTACAAGCATTGCCATTCGTATAGTAACCTTTGCTATTTATATTTcgtttgaaaactttaaaaaatgtacattcTATCAAagaagaattatatttaaaacaaacacaatggttTTCAACACGAGCAAAAAACAATCACCTTCAGGAGTCTTTTACGGAAAAAGTCTCACATCAGATACCCTCTCGACAATAATCAAAAATAGAACTGTGACGTCAGTCGTGCAACAAGTTCAGTATGACGTTACGGTGTTAATGTTCGGTCAAAGAGGAATGAAAACAGAAACACTTCCAACATTTTGAATTGTTGGATACAAATATGCATctttgaaaacagttttaatctATATACCCACTATAAACACACATATCAACGCTAAGATTTAAAGTAAGGTTACCTGTCATTTTCGTATCGACCAGGATTTGctttaaatattggttttataacCAACTTTGTTTTAACTTCtttgtatatacattttgtcaaCAATGAAAGCAAGTTGAATATATTGCATACACAACTAATTTTGACTTGGATTCTacaaacttattattaatgtttgtttaacttaAAGACACACTATTTTTCACCCGTAATTTAACTCTAAACAGAACAAGTAGAAAATTACATGCTTCTCTCCAAACAATCTCATTTTACCATCTGGTGACAAAGTTctaaacagtaaattatattagttaaattatttaacaGACGATTTTTAGTAATTAGGTCATCGCTTCATTCATGGTTTGTatcacttataattttttttatttctctaaaatgttttgtattttacacagCGTACATTTAGTTTTGACATTTGTGTTCTTCCACACATCAAATTAAAATGTTCCATTTAAAtcagattaatatattttcatgcatGACATTTAACCTTACAACGAAAAAAGTTTATTGCTAACCAAACAATACTTTGCCATTTTTACCCACTGTTTATAAAGTACTTCGATTTAGTAAGTGGTGTAGATGCGATTTATCGTTTGACAGTACACAATGTAAGACTATAAAAAGTAGTTAAATTTGATTTCTGCACTTTacgtattttgttgtttattaacgTCTCTCACTTTGTGTTTACAGCGGTTAAAATCACGTGCAATAAGAAGAATGAAATGTCTGAGTCTCTTTCTCTCTGCCATATTGGGATTATCTCTTACAAAGGTAGGGGCGAATCCCTGCCCGCCTCCAGAAGAGATATTTCCATGTACCTGTGAGCCTGGGTCGACAGGCTATCCAGTAATTCgctgtaataaattaaagaatatCACACAACTTGGGTGGTTATCTACAATCTCCAAAGGTCAAGCTGTAGAAAAATTGATCATTTCTAACTCTTCTTTGCTAGGCCCGATTCCGGGTGATATTTTTAAAGGAATTACACTTTCGGCTTTGCTCCTAGAGAGAACTAACGTGTCAAAGATAGGGTCGGCGGAAGTACCTGCATTCCAAGGCCAGCAGGGTTCTATAGTGGACATTTTGATATTTGCAGTTGGTCAAGTGGTGAATGTTACTTTCGCAAATATGCAAAAACTTGAGTATTTCTCAATGTCAGGATGCGCTATCTCGAACTTAGGACCTCACTGGTTCCTTGAAGGACTGGAAAATATGAAAGATCTCTCTCTTTATGATAATGGTATTGAGTCAATTGGCAATCAAGCGTTCTCAAAGCTGACGGGTTTGGAGTTTCTGGATCTTTCCTACAATCAAATCAGAGATGTTCAGAGGCGGATCCTCCCATGGCCTGCCTCTCATCTCTACTTTATAGAATTAAGGTAAGTGTTATCATATTTCATCAATTATCTTTTTCATTCACATCTTTGAATATCAGTATTCTTCTTAAAACAGCCGTCAATTATGTTAAGATCACACCCGGcaattatttctattgttttataaatagtcaaagttttattttacgaaTTTTTAATGAGAAGTAGTATGAATGTAAATGAAACGTTCAGCtccaaatttataatattttagttcgATGAAATATGAGTGttcatcttttaatattttatttatttatttttactttaaaataactttgaaaaataaatacaagtaacatGAGGCTAAAGTAATCACAGctaaaaaaatcttatttataaAGGAAAAATGAGACTAAGTCCTATAAcctaagcattttttttttcagggacAAACTAAAAGAGTTTACTATGTATAATGTCGAAAAACACATTTAAGACACTTTATATAAACAACATAACGTTTTATATACTTCCAGTTCAAAGATAACAGGATAACACGCacacaattatattttcttaacaaATAAGAACATGTTGACAAAAACTGGGATTGCTTGTTGAAATTTtgcgtatgtttgtttgttttgaatttcgcacaaagctattcgagggctatctgtgctagccgtccctaatgtagcagtgtaagactagattgttttttggaatttcgcacaaagctactcgagggctatctgtgctagccgtccctaatttagcagtgtaagaccagagggaaggcagctagtcatcaccacccaccgccaactcttgggctactcttttaccaacgaatagtgggattgaccgtcacattatacgcccccacggctgggagggcgaacatgtttggcgcgaccgggatgcgaacccgcgaccctcagattacgattcgcacgtcttaacacgcttggccatgccgggccgaaatttcgcgtaaagctagcGCTAGtcttttctaattttaaagtgatagataGAATGAGAAACAGTTAATTAACGTCACTCAGTGCCAACTgttaacaaatgaaaatcagtATTAACATAATAACTCCACCATTGAAGAAAAGTcagaaatatacacaaataatttgATCAAGTGAATCACCCTAACCCTAACTATCAGAATGAGGTTTTGttgtacaaaacaaatattactttcttTCCCATATATTTCAGAAATTGGTCAAACGCCATATTGTTGAATTTCTTAAATTAACCTTGGGCTAAACATGACACAATGGTTAACGTGTCCACGCTTTAAATTCAATGATTCATGGTTCTCGGTGTCATGCCACAAAAACGAACCCTGCTATTCGTGACCATGAATgccactgtaaaaaaaaactgttcgaCAAGCAAGAGTAGATTAATATTTGGCGGTGGGCACTGTTAaatagctgtttttcctctaggctattagttcaaaattagaaatactgTGTGCAGAGTCCCTttgtaattttgtgcaaaatGTGAAAGAAACCAGCCAAATTAGACGAAATATATTTGCTTTTTGAATTGTTTTATGAATACGGATTGTTGAttgcattatattaaaaatgattttgaataggTAAAACAGAAAGTCACGTAACACTTACAACTGATATAAATGCTTAGTGGAAACAAATGTATCAGAACTGAATTTTGACATTACTTGGCGTTTATTAAGTAGTGTGATGCTGCCGAAAACTGATCATTTATAGGAAAAGTATCCAACTGCCCTTTCTGTTGTCTATTATTCACGCAATCAGATTATAGAAGTGTGTTTAGGTCAGAGATTTATAATGAACTTTGCACATTACTAATTTTTATAGTGGAAACTTTGTTGCAGGACTATTTTCATAATGCACATtcatcagatagagcatgaccagACAGGGCAACATGAACTATAATGATGTAGGGAGGCTTAAACACTGTTGTAACATAACATACTCAACCCTCTGCATTCAAATGGTAAACACAAcctaaaatacaatataaatctGAAAGCAACGTATCATTAGTCTTGTGTTACGTAAACTCTCCGATAAACATAATCTTTCAATTCACAATAGAGGTGCTAATACAACAAAACGTATTGTAATATCACACTAATTAACAAAGTAGGCTTTGTCGCCTAAACAGTTAAACTTAGAAAGGCCTGGAATCAAACGCGCAATTGATGTAACTTGTGcttcagacaaatctttatatTGATGTAACGTTGTTCTTTCACTAGcgagttcttttaaattatttggtgtaTATAATTCAAAGTCCAGCCGAAGTAACGATGATAAATTATTTGGTTCCTTTTCCAATGCTTCtaaaacagtggttcttaacctgggttcaattgAAACCCAGGGGtttggtgagtcagtctcaggtgttcggcggaggtcaagactgtgtgtgtgtccgttccgttcaccccacttgTATGATtagtgacgtcatgctccacttagccatcattggctgcagctgatcacgtcacatcacttggccttaatatctgtgctacAGGGAACtttgtgcgcttagcagtcgacttgtgactgtagtaatcgtacgtcatttatgattttttccctaatctttcaatcccttcatactaactatatcgagcaaaaacagaaagtggtcggacgaatacgtacaatatagATTCAGGTGTATAatggaacatgatgggagacagCATCCTCCATGCATGATTttcaatgccaagttgagcaattctagtcttgCACCAGCAacacaagaacacaacgcttgctgaactcaaggtaaagagagccagattcgatgaaaaggctactaaTGGGCCAGCAAAGAATGATGCGAAGCTATTATCACATTTAATGTGTTGCCGTATCATAGTCAAACagcaagaaaaataaatgaaagcatacattatatttaatttggtTAAGAACGATAGCTTGTCACAAAAGTAACAAAGTGgttcgttttaaatttcgcgcaaagctacacgagggttatctgcactagccgtccctaatttagcagtgtaagactagagggaaggcagctagtcatcaccacccaccgccaactcttgggctactcttttaccaacgaatagtgggattgaccatcacattataacacccccacagctgaaagggcgagcatgtttagcgcgacggggatgcgaaccc is from Tachypleus tridentatus isolate NWPU-2018 chromosome 2, ASM421037v1, whole genome shotgun sequence and encodes:
- the LOC143244132 gene encoding lumican-like; the encoded protein is MKCLSLFLSAILGLSLTKVGANPCPPPEEIFPCTCEPGSTGYPVIRCNKLKNITQLGWLSTISKGQAVEKLIISNSSLLGPIPGDIFKGITLSALLLERTNVSKIGSAEVPAFQGQQGSIVDILIFAVGQVVNVTFANMQKLEYFSMSGCAISNLGPHWFLEGLENMKDLSLYDNGIESIGNQAFSKLTGLEFLDLSYNQIRDVQRRILPWPASHLYFIELSDNKIQHLPNDFFIEMPNLREVYLAGNEITTLPEATWSKVWKKLVAVWLEGNPLICDNRIAWIYKRDFPDDFWGECTGSGRLDGKQLQDLTLKDLVH